The nucleotide sequence AAGGTTCATTATGACTTTATCAGTAAAGCAACACAtccaaaatactagaggaacttagcatgactgtgtcatgtaacactgtggtcctgaaaaacgttgtctcatttttactatgtactgtaccagcagttatggtcgaaatgacaataaaagtgacttgatttgacaaATCAGACAGGGGAATAAACAAACAATATTTCTGGCTGACACCATTCCTCCAGCCCAGGATTCTGTATTCTCTTAAATGCTTTCTTAAACTAACCTGTCACTTTCAGCAATTTGTCCACATAGATATCCTTTCACTTTGAGATTTGCGACCCATATATTGTCTTCCCTTATTCTCatacttaaccatataacaattacagcatggaaacaggccatctcggctcttctagtccatgccgacgcttaccttcacttagtcccactggcccgcactcagcccataaccatccattcctttcctgcccatatacctatccaattttactttaaatgacaataccaaacctgcctctatcacttgtactggaagctcgttccacacagctaccactctctgagtaaagaaattccccgtcGTGTTACACTTAAACTTACTTGTTCTGTTCTCCTTTATATTTGTGTACTGTaagtaaacaatcttgaatttgaaTTTCTCACATTGCATTGCATTGGTCCTATCAGCCTGATAATTTCTTAACTATTATTTTCACAGTTTGAATTATGTCTTCTTCCTGCCcatcattctggcttctgctctctTTCTTTTCAGCCCTGATGAGGAGCCTTAGCCCAAAAAGTTGCCTGTCtctttcccttcacagatgctgcctgacttgctgatttccttcagGATTTCTGTGTTGGTCCAGAATTTTCtaatctgtagaatctcttgagtttcaACCACATCTATGTATCAGCAACAATATCATATCTCTTCATTTATCACCTCCCTCAGTTGCATTGAAGAAAATATAATCCAACTTTTGCAGTCTagatccacacacaaaatgctcagcatatcagacaacatctatggaggagaatgatTAGTTGATGATTAAGGctaaaacctttcatcaggactgcagaGGAAGGggtaaagaagccagaataagaaagcggggttggtgggaggaggggggagtAAGAACCAGGGAGGTGGGAGGTGAAGCCATTTAAGGAGGAAGGTGGATAGGTGGGGGAAAGTTGGACAGATGTTTAGGTAGGTGGGCGAAGGTGGAAAGTGCTTaagtgggtgggggtggtggtgagaAGCTAGATGGAAAAGGCAAAGgtcagaagaagaaggaatcagataggagagtgcaccataggagaaagggaaggaggcaggtgagaagaggtaagaggggatccAGAATAAGGGAGTGGGGAAGATAAGCGACTGGAATACTGAGAAGTCATGTCGTCAGGAAGGAGTTGCAATCCATCTCTTTGTCACCCATGCGAAAGGTAGAGTCGTTGCCCGGGAGACGGACACTTCCGGCCTCTCGCCCGCCATGGATGTTGGGTAATAACAGTCTCTCCTCGAGCCTCCGCCGACGGTAGCGCCGATCGTGGAGTCCTCTAATTGACAGCCCATCAAGCCAATAAACGAACGCCATCCCTTTCCGCCTCTCGGCGACGAACGGCATATCGACCAATGGGAGTTGAGGAAGGTCGTGGAGCCGCAGAGGGAGGCTATCGCCGCGATGAGTGTTTCCTTGAGGTAATTGTTGAGTATTATCCTCAGCGGTAGTATCATCGGGGGTATTAGGTTTGGTCATCATTAAAACTCGTGTACCTGACACACTCGAAAGGGTGTTATCTGATATGCATGAATGGTAGTTTGTTCCAGAAAGGAACATGGGATGGGAGGCGGGGGAGTGTCAAATTCGAACCCTACATTCAAACACTGGGCCATACTTAGTTACCCCGAGTAGAAATTGCTGAAAACAGATCAGGTTGCATCGGTCGGTGTTAAGCTGCAGTGAGTATGGGGGAATGGCTGGATCCTTCAAAGGGACTATCCACAAGGGTGAAGCCTGTTATCGTCGGGATAAACTTGGAGACGTTGTCAAGGAGAAAACAAAGTCCATTTTTTATTCTGTCCTGGAAGAACCTTGTGAGAAATACAGCAACTAGATTAGAGAACCCCCTCTCGTTTGGCCTGGTACGAGTTTCTTCAGAGGTGGCCTACAAGTGTGAAGGCTGTCAGATGTTTGCCAGGAGGTATTGCTGGGGGGCTTTCATGAGCATCTGCAGCTTTGTATAATGCCGCCCGTGTCAGGGGTCTAAGATTTTTGATCAGCAAAGGAATAACATTGAAAACCTTTGACAGCAATATGCAGCAAAGACATTGATACCGGAAGTTCATCTTGGGCAGCTGTAATTGCTCCATAGATACCCAATTAACTTACTTTCACAGAGAGATGCTTGCCGTGAAGCCGAGTCCTCATCCCCCCACACCTTTTATTGAACCCAAAAGCTATTATTTTATATTCTTAATAACTCTCTGAGTGATTCCttgaggttgttatagctgggggtgatAACTCCCACTATATATAAATGTGTCCAATGacgtgtctcaaatagcctctgacaaccaagtccagctcctgatcctttacatgtgacaaataaactgtTATATCATGGAGTGTTGATGTATTTAGATACAACCCTGACCTTGTGAAAAATGTAAATATATTACTTATTTTGCttaattttaatgttttaatttATTCATAAGTGCTTTAATGtattttaattatatttactcatttaatattttaatagttGTTTCctgaaggttgtcatagccagggatGGTAGTGTGCAGAATCTCCCACTATCTATTAGATGCTCCCAATgttgtgtgtctcaaatagcctctgacaactaagtccagctcctcGACTTCATGTGTGGTTCAGCTATTAAGCCCagtagaaccatttctactgacaggagaagggacaaaggtgggttactggcaccttaaaagtAGTCACTTCAGgtagatcaaacacgaggaaatctgcagatgttggaaattcaaacaacaacacacacaaaatgctggtagaacacagcaggctaggcagcatctatagggagaagcgatgtcgacgtttcgggctgagacccttcatcaggacttcaggtagatggggctcgtcagccgtggttggcagctcatctaggagaaggaaagctctgatttcCAACTTCCGCTGCtttgcagctgtacccactcatagggaaggcttcATAAGTAATCCCTGTgcaaaaaatctggagctggtgtccctaaggcagtcatacattgagttcaatgctgactggctacTCCTCCGACGCCACTGGTGTCAAACTGTAGCGGGCTGTGCCACTCCTTATCTTTTATCAGTTGCATGAAGAggggaacctgctgcatgggcaacagcttgctctccatatcgtactgccctggcttgtgtatcacatagacagccGCGACACAACATCCACGAtcaactctgaccaacagagggcTCAACTCTGGGTTATAGCATCGTAAACTGAAGAGTTAGCCATTTGCACAGATTGAACCTTTAGATTTTGAGTGTATCTGGGAGCTCTGGATTATATAGAGAAATCTAGCAAAGCATTAGCTAAAATATTAGTTTACTTTAATTTTTTAAATGAATTTACTCTTTTACTCAGCATCATGCAAAAAGAAATAATTCAATAATTCAATCAGATGTCTGCAAGTATTGATCAAAATGAATGTAGAAGATCCTGGGATTGTTCCaccaattattttaaaattatttaagcATTTTGCATTGATTAAATCCACCTCCACAACTATATGGTCACATAAATAGAAAATGTTGCATATGCTGAAGGTCAAGTGGCATCTGGGGGGAAGAGAGAATTTAGTTAGGAACCTCTCATAGCAATATTTAATCTGTGATAACTGTTTCAGAACGGAGCTGAACATGGATAAGTCAAAAAGGAAAAAACGGCGAGAACTGACAGAAGAGCAGAAACAGGAAGTTAAGGAGGCATTTGACTTATTTGATACGGATAAGGATAAAGCAATAGATTATCATGAATTGAAGGTTCATTTTCTTATTTAATTCCATCTTCATTGCTATATAAAGTAATGTTTATTCACTTTTGCTTTTATCTATGGCGGTAATCGCGAACTGATTGACAATTGTGTTGTCTGCTGGTATACATGGACAGAGGAGAAAACAAAAGTGCTGAAAATCTGAACTAAGAGATCTAAAATACTTCGACTGACAGAATATGTAGTATAACAGAACAAAAAAAAGCATTAGCTCTTAACAAACTAACTTTTTACATCAGCACAAGATTTGTATTTGTTCAGAAGATATTCAAATAAACCAAACATGGGAAAGATGAAAAAACAAAAGGGTGGCCTGCAGAAGGAAGAAATTATATTATGAAAGAGTTGTACAAAGGGGATTGGTAAATGAAGAAACATGAAGTATACATGAGTATTGTAATTTTTGTAATAGGTTTGCTAATCCTTTGTAGACTTAAGGAGTATCATGACATAACTAGCATTTATTGCCAAGTCCTGGTTGACCTTGAGCACTTGATTACTTACTGTTTTTAAACTGCTGCAGTCCAAGTGGTGAAGGTCCCTGCATAGTTGAGGTCAAAGTTCCATTTTTATCCCTGCAAGGAAGAAGAAAGATGTACATCTAATGTGTATCAGAATAGGGttaatgatgtgaaatttgttttgcaccagcaggacaatgcaatgacataaaattactataaattacataataaatagtgcaaaaaagtatATGAGATGGTGGTGTACCTCTGTGCATTTTGCAAGTGGTAATGAATAGAAACTGGGCTTGTGACATGCTATAAAAGACTTGTCTAGTTGTTGCTGTTCATGGTTCCAAATCCTATGTTGGTTCATACTTAACAAAATGACATGAGTAAGTTTGAGAAAAGCTTGAAATATTTGAGAATTGAACATATAAAGGATTGTTATCACTGATTTGCATCCTTGTAATAGAATTGAAAGCATTTTGCTTTACCTCTATTTAGGAAATAAGATTATTCTTGATCTTTTGTGTTAAGTGCTGTAAAGCAAATAACCTGTTTTGCACCTGGCCTATCTTCTGAAGGTAGAATTTGTTCCCGGGTGTTGGATACTGGTTTTTAATTCCAAGATTTTAGAACAGGAACAGGCATAACATGTTTCATAATAATTTTATTAAGAGTTGATAGACCTttttacctaaatttttatatatttttcaagcggtaccaatttttattccgaaatctttttttactaatgttgattcaaaaatttcctcatatatatggcagaataaaaatcccaggttgggtaaaatatacttacagaaggcaaagaaggaaggtgggttagcattgcctaattttagattttattattgggcagttaatattagatatttgatatgttggttgaaagattgggatggatcttttagtcctcattgggtgagcctggaaattaaatcggtaccaggttatgcattgggttctattttggggacttttctcccttttgctctttctatattgccgaaacgaattgacaaccggatagttaaacatactttacgtatatggtttcaatttcggaaattttttgggttgactcagtttgttttaaatattcctattgtatccaattgttttttccacccttcaattatagaccaagcttattcggcttggaagactaagggattactatgattttctgatttatttttggacaattgttttatgtcttctgagcaattatctaataaatataatttgcctagatttcattttttttagatatttacagattaggcattttttaaatactgtacttcctacttttccaaattttgtgtcttcaggtattttggagagtttgtttgaattaaacccttttcaaaaagggcttatatcaaaactttataatataattatgaagatacgttcagagcccctttataagacaaaaaatgattgggaaagagagcttaatcttattattcctattgagaattgggatagaattcttcatttagttaatacatcatctatatgtgccaaacattcattaatacagtttaaagtcgtacatagggcccatatgtccaaggataaattagctcatttttattcttatataaatcctatttgtgatagatgtcaatctgaaatagtgtctttaactcatatgttctggtcgtgtccgcttttgaaaaaatattggaaagatatttttgatattatctctgcggtattgaacattgatttacaaccccatcctattactgcaatttttagtttaccaatgatggactcacttcatttatcttcttccgcctgttGTATGATTGCGTTTCTtactctaatggctagaagatctattttgctgaattggaaggaaattaatcctcccaacgtatttcattggttttctcaaactatgttatgtttaaatttagaaaaaattagaagtggtgtattcgatacttctattaaatttgaaaagatatggagaccatttattcaatattttcatatgatgtaatatgaccctgtttcaagcctatttgattttccagttttgattttatatatgttgagaggatcggagttgacgacactgatgattttgtattcttctgagatattataaacagcccttttttttttctttttccagtttttctttttctcttttttgtttttttctttattagttattggattattagtttagtttttttttacatattttttttctttttcttttttctgttttttattatatattatgatatacctggatttgccttgtttatttatatattgtatcatccatgatttgggaatactcatttatactgtaatcattgtttatgtattctttcatgtgcagttgaaatgtgtatgtttgtaatcccattatctatgtatcaattgtattttgttgatatcaataacaataataaaaagattgaaaaagaaagagttgATAGACCAAAGAGAACATGAACAGAACAGTGATGGGGGTTTACTACTTGAAAAAGAGAGAATCTAAAGATGGCATATATGGCATAAAacagctacttttatacccaaagATAAGAAAATTCCATCGATAACAATAATTCAATTAGAAATTACTTACTTAACACCACAGTAAAAGTTAACTAATGAGAAAATACTCATTCACTTAATGAAAGGACAAGGAAGCTTTCAGAATTATACTTTGTACAACCACTAGAGGCATATTAAACTGTTATGCATATAAAGGCATAACATTTATGCATATATACAAATCAATTATGCAtgtaattgttaaactgcaaagaaagtgACAATTAAAATTAAACAGTCAGATCTGACACAGGGTTCCTACTTCAGCTGCTACAGATTGTTTTGGATCCCTTGCTTTGTGTAACATCTTCATCAGCCCAAGATGGAATGTGTCTTGTGCTGCTTTCATTTTATTCTATGATGATACACAGATTTAAATTAGTTAAGACCTCTTTAATTAATTAATGGAGATACAGTGCAgattaggcccttctggccctttgaaatACACTATCCAgtaaccccaatttaaccctagcctaatcacaggacaatttacactgaccaattaacctactaatcggtATGTTtctggtctgtgggaggaaactgaagcacccagaaaaaacccatgcattccatggggtggacatacagacaccttacagatgaattgaactttgaactccagtgCCTGAGCTGTAATTGTGTTGCACtagccactgcactaccatggacAGTGTTTGGAAGCCTTTTGTCTATCAATTTTCAGTACAGTAGAACTCAATTAGGTCATTATAATTTTAATTGTGCTATCTCACCACAGCCCGCTGCTTCATTCTCTTTCGTGTTTTTCACTGATCAGGTGGGTATGCTGTGCTCTCTGATGGGGCAAATCACTTGCTACTGGCATTTTTACTCTATGCACTGGtctcttatttattattttattgcaAGCTCATAGCAATAAACTTTCCCACTTGAAGAGCTGGTTCCATTAAGTGCTTGGCAAAATGTGTAGAAGTATTGCTTTTTAACTGAATGTTTTTGTAATCCATAGCAAGCTGTACTTATGAGATGAAATTATTCATCATGCTTGTTTTAATGATGTAGAAAAATTAAAATGAATGTCAGAAATCCAGTGCTTCATTTTAGAGTTGTAGTATTGTGATATTGGATGGCTTGTGAACTTTTTTGATTGTATTGTTAGGTTGCAATGAGAGCTCTGGGATTTGATGTAAAGAAAGCGGATGTCTTGAAGATTCTCAAAGATTATGATCGGGATAGCACTGGCAAAATTTCTTTCGAGGACTTCAGTGAAGTTGGTAATTCCGTTCATTCTCTATACACATAATTTGTAGAGTTCCCATTTCAGCATTAGGTAAATGTGTTTTCCCTGGTAATGAAATCCAATTTGGATCTTTTTGTATTGCATTAAATATGAAGCAAAGAAGAATACCATTTGGCTGTGCTGGTCCATTCTGTTGTTTATGCTCCATAcaaactccattcactgtcttaGTCTGATACTTCGGCAATACTTACCCATACATATTAATATTAAGCTGACTTCCCCTCCATGGGATATGTACTGACAATGGGAACCACTACTGGTTAGAATTCAAGACTGAAGTTCTGTGCCTGGAAGTTGAGCCCATTTGTGCCTTTTCTGTATTGAAGCATCTGCACACTTCCTTTTGAAGTACTGTTCTTTGGGATGTTTGACCAGACATTTTCCACCAAGATTTTCCCTAATGCAGATTTTGTTCACTTGACAAATTTTCCATGTAATATTATTCTGCAGCTTTGTGATTTAGCAACAAAAATATAATCAAAAAGCTGTAGTTTAGTAACTTTTCATAAGCATTTTATTGCAAGACACTAAGATTGTGGGTGCATTAGATTGAGGATCATTTTGTAGCTACAGTTTCTGGATTCCTTGATCTATGGACTTTATGGTGATCTTTAGGATTGGGGACCACTCAAGGCCATGAGACTTGATCAAATCCTGTTTGCAAACTTTGATTTTAACTACCAGAGACTTTCCACTTAACGTTCGTTGAATTCAGTTTTTCAGAGCGCCTTGAGGCCACACCGTCAAGTATTGTGTTGATGTCAAGGTGGCAGTTCTCACTTCATCTCTGGTGTTAAAATCCAGTCTGCATATTTGTAAGGAAAGAGTTATATATGATTTCTCTTTGGTCCATTTCCTCTTTGGGATGACATTTGTAAAATGCAAccaaagggttttttttttaaacagtttgTAGATAGTTCTACAAAGGGAGGTTCTTTACCTCCTCTTTGGGAATGATGTCAGGTAAGTGAAGTGTCTATGGAGGAATCCATAGGAATCAGTGACCATAGTTTTGGTAAGTCTCAAGGAAATCATGGaaaaagaaaatgttggaaaatgagGAATGGAGGATTTCAGTTGTGTGAAGATCTGGGAAAAGTAGATTGCAAGGGAGGAACAATGTCTGATAAGCAGGAGAAGTCTAAACAAGGGCTTGAATGTTATGTTGTAGCTGTATGTAACTTTGGTTAGATAACAGTTAGATTGTGGTGTACAGTACTAGTCACCACACCTCAGAAAAGATGTGACAAGTGATAGAGCCCTaaagagattcactaggatgtttACTGGAGTCAATGGTTTTAATTGCAGGGAGAGATGGGATACATGGAGTTTGTTCTTGCTGTAGTATAGGAGGTTGAAGATGAACTTCAATTTATACAGGATGGAggtgcatagatagggtagatggttGGTCTTATTCCCCAAGGTGAATGAGACTAGAGAGCAGAGGTTTAAAGTGAAAGGGGAGAGCAAGTTTTTCTACACTAGGTAGTCGCTATCTGGAGAGAGCTTCCAGAAGAAGAGTTAGAGATAGATACAAGCATAATGCTTAAAAAcatgtggactgaagggcctgatttGTGTATTAACCAAGTAGAAATGGAGACATTTTCTGATCACAGCCCTCAGTAAATGAGCTGTTTGTGCTTGTATGCAGCAAGAACCTACACAATATTCATGTTAGGGCTGAtaaatgaccataagacatagaaagtagaattaggctattcagcacttcgagtctgctcagccattccatcatggctgatcctggattccattcaaccccattcacctgctttcccgccatatcctttgatgccctgacctatcaggaaatgatcaacttctgccttaaatatacccacggacctgGCCTCCATCACAGTTTGTGGCAGGGcactccacagactcaccactcattggctaaaaaaaaaattctccttatctctgttctaaaaagtcacccctcaattttgaggctgtgccctctagttctggatacccccaccataggaaacattccacatccaccctcccttt is from Hypanus sabinus isolate sHypSab1 chromosome 5, sHypSab1.hap1, whole genome shotgun sequence and encodes:
- the cetn3 gene encoding centrin-3, whose translation is MSVSLRTELNMDKSKRKKRRELTEEQKQEVKEAFDLFDTDKDKAIDYHELKVAMRALGFDVKKADVLKILKDYDRDSTGKISFEDFSEVVTDWILDRDPREEMLKAFKLFDDDDSGKINLRNLRRVARELGENMSDEELRAMIDEFDKDGDGEINQEEFIAIMTGDI